The following are encoded in a window of uncultured Pseudomonas sp. genomic DNA:
- the flgM gene encoding flagellar biosynthesis anti-sigma factor FlgM, which yields MVIDINRLNNAATPANSGRAGSAQANGQSDAIGHKQPGNVPSAEQAKQADKSGESVQLSREAQQLQKASEKLRDQPAVNKERVAQLKQAIADGSYQVDSQRVASKLLNFESQR from the coding sequence ATGGTCATTGATATCAACCGGCTCAACAATGCCGCAACGCCAGCCAACTCGGGGCGAGCAGGCAGCGCACAGGCAAATGGTCAGAGCGATGCCATCGGCCACAAACAGCCTGGCAACGTTCCCAGCGCCGAACAAGCTAAACAAGCCGACAAGAGCGGCGAATCGGTACAACTGAGCCGCGAGGCCCAACAACTGCAGAAAGCCAGCGAAAAGCTGCGCGATCAGCCGGCGGTCAATAAAGAACGCGTCGCCCAACTGAAGCAGGCAATTGCAGACGGCAGCTACCAAGTCGATAGCCAGCGCGTCGCCAGCAAACTGCTTAATTTCGAATCCCAGCGCTAG
- the flgA gene encoding flagellar basal body P-ring formation chaperone FlgA, whose amino-acid sequence MNIETTTNRRPLPLRRYWLAVVPALLALCHSTLATADATRPEQLIGAGEVFLEQAVSDYLKRSNIAGRHEIEINRLDPRLRLPLCGQPLTTTLESPAEPIGRVTLRVRCDGDAPWTVFVPGQVRLYREVVIVSRPLKRNNLVTDMDIVLAERDVGLLNQGYLTALQQAIGKKLTRPLLPDQVLAPSHVQIAEAIRKGEQVVISARSGGISVRMPGEALSDGTVGRQISVRNQRSNRVIRARVVGPGQVEVAM is encoded by the coding sequence ATGAACATTGAAACGACAACTAACCGACGCCCATTGCCACTGCGCCGCTACTGGCTGGCAGTTGTACCCGCTTTACTGGCGCTCTGCCATAGCACCCTGGCAACGGCAGACGCCACGCGGCCTGAACAGCTTATCGGCGCCGGCGAAGTGTTTCTTGAGCAAGCGGTGAGCGATTATTTAAAACGCAGCAATATCGCTGGCCGCCATGAGATTGAAATCAATCGGCTTGACCCACGCCTGCGCCTACCGCTGTGCGGACAGCCATTGACCACCACCCTGGAAAGCCCCGCCGAACCAATTGGCCGCGTGACGCTGCGCGTACGCTGTGATGGCGATGCGCCATGGACGGTGTTCGTCCCCGGCCAAGTTCGCCTATACCGCGAGGTGGTGATCGTGAGTCGCCCGCTCAAACGCAACAACCTGGTGACGGACATGGATATCGTGCTGGCCGAACGGGATGTCGGGTTGCTGAATCAGGGTTACCTCACAGCGCTTCAGCAGGCTATCGGCAAAAAATTGACACGCCCTCTGCTGCCGGACCAGGTGCTGGCCCCCAGCCATGTGCAAATAGCCGAAGCCATACGCAAGGGCGAGCAGGTGGTTATCAGCGCCCGCAGCGGCGGAATCAGCGTGCGCATGCCCGGCGAAGCCTTGTCAGATGGCACGGTTGGCCGGCAGATCAGCGTGCGCAACCAACGCTCCAATCGCGTGATCAGAGCCCGCGTAGTAGGCCCTGGACAAGTTGAAGTGGCGATGTAG
- a CDS encoding chemotaxis protein CheV: MAGVMDSVNQRTQLVGQNRLELLLFRLNGNQLYGINVFKVKEVLQCPKLTIMPRSSPIVRGVASIRGGTIPILDLAMATGSAPLANIHNSFVIITEYNTKVQGFLVHSVERIVNMNWESIHPPPKGTGRDHYLTAVTQLDGKMVEIIDVEKVLAEVAPTSEVISEGVLDAQTQARAVTKRVLTCDDSSVARKQVTRCLETVGVEVVALNDGRQALEYLKAMVEEGRKPEEEFLMLISDIEMPEMDGYTLTAEIRADPRMQKLHIILHTSLSGVFNQAMVKKVGADDFLAKFRPDDLAARVADRINIAAGD, from the coding sequence ATGGCCGGTGTGATGGATTCGGTTAACCAGCGAACTCAGTTGGTTGGGCAGAATCGTTTGGAATTGCTGTTGTTCCGTTTGAATGGCAATCAGTTGTATGGGATCAACGTATTCAAGGTGAAAGAGGTGTTGCAGTGCCCGAAGCTCACCATCATGCCGAGATCCAGCCCGATCGTTCGCGGTGTGGCCAGTATCCGTGGCGGTACTATCCCGATTCTTGATTTGGCCATGGCCACCGGCAGTGCGCCGCTGGCCAACATCCACAACAGTTTTGTCATCATCACTGAATACAACACCAAGGTTCAGGGCTTTCTGGTGCACTCGGTTGAGCGCATCGTCAACATGAACTGGGAGTCGATTCATCCACCACCCAAAGGCACCGGGCGTGATCACTACCTGACGGCGGTTACCCAGCTGGACGGCAAGATGGTTGAAATCATTGATGTCGAGAAGGTTCTGGCTGAAGTAGCACCGACATCAGAGGTCATCTCTGAAGGTGTCTTGGATGCCCAGACGCAGGCGCGTGCGGTGACCAAGCGCGTGCTGACCTGCGACGACTCATCGGTGGCGCGCAAGCAGGTTACCCGTTGCCTGGAAACCGTCGGCGTCGAGGTGGTGGCGCTGAATGACGGCCGCCAGGCGTTGGAATACCTGAAGGCCATGGTTGAAGAAGGCCGCAAGCCTGAGGAGGAATTTCTCATGCTGATTTCCGACATCGAAATGCCGGAAATGGATGGCTATACGCTAACTGCGGAAATCCGTGCCGATCCGCGCATGCAAAAGCTGCACATCATCCTGCATACTTCACTGTCTGGCGTGTTCAATCAGGCCATGGTGAAGAAGGTCGGCGCGGATGATTTTCTCGCTAAGTTTCGCCCGGATGACCTGGCAGCACGGGTAGCTGACCGCATCAATATTGCGGCAGGGGACTGA
- the cheR gene encoding protein-glutamate O-methyltransferase CheR → MSTGNLDFEQFRTFLEKACGILLGTNKQYLVSSRLNKLMEQNSIKTLGELVQRMQTQPRSGLREQVVDAMTTNETLWFRDTYPFEVLKKRVLPEMIKASPGQRLRIWSAACSSGQEPYSLSMTIDEFEKSNIGQLKGGVQIVATDLSPTMLVNCKSGEYDSLAMGRGLSQERLQRYFEPKGPGRWVVKPAIRSRVEFRALNLLDSYASLGKFDVVFCRNVLIYFSAEVKKDILTRIHAMLKPGGYLFLGASEALNGLPSHYQMVQCSPGIIYQAK, encoded by the coding sequence GTGTCTACAGGTAATTTGGATTTCGAGCAGTTCCGGACGTTCCTGGAAAAAGCCTGCGGCATTCTGCTGGGCACGAATAAACAGTATCTGGTTTCCAGCCGGCTCAACAAGCTGATGGAACAGAACAGCATCAAGACCCTGGGGGAGCTGGTGCAGCGCATGCAAACCCAGCCGCGCAGCGGTTTGCGTGAGCAGGTGGTTGATGCCATGACCACTAACGAAACCCTATGGTTTCGCGATACCTATCCTTTCGAAGTGCTGAAGAAGCGCGTGCTCCCGGAGATGATCAAGGCCAGCCCTGGTCAGCGCCTGCGCATCTGGTCGGCGGCCTGCTCTTCCGGTCAGGAACCCTACTCGCTGTCGATGACCATCGATGAGTTCGAGAAGAGCAATATCGGTCAGCTCAAGGGTGGGGTGCAGATCGTTGCCACCGACCTTTCGCCGACGATGTTGGTCAACTGTAAATCTGGCGAGTACGACAGCCTGGCGATGGGCCGTGGCCTTTCCCAGGAGCGGTTGCAGCGGTATTTCGAGCCTAAAGGGCCGGGCCGCTGGGTGGTCAAACCGGCCATTCGCAGTCGTGTTGAGTTTCGCGCGCTGAACCTGCTGGACAGTTACGCCAGCCTGGGCAAGTTCGATGTGGTGTTCTGCCGTAACGTACTGATCTACTTTTCGGCCGAGGTAAAGAAGGACATTCTCACCCGCATTCATGCCATGTTGAAGCCAGGTGGTTACCTGTTTCTCGGGGCTTCTGAAGCCCTTAATGGCCTGCCTAGCCACTATCAAATGGTGCAGTGCAGTCCTGGAATCATTTACCAGGCGAAATAG
- a CDS encoding transglycosylase domain-containing protein produces the protein MGAPQQLKTTTRPADEQPSPRRHRRTLKIIFWLLLVALCIAAGLLLVEEVRTSRFQAQEISRYAQTLSYQVKPGPSPAIIYPKEGPFDKRQGYTYLPLMLERLGQRNFVVQQQAQFSPALLDYAQRGLFVPYPEKIQSGLLINDCSGTPFYQFRYPQQRYPSFSAIPALVTNSLLFIENRKLLDPEQPLANPAVDWPRFVMAAVSQVGKLLDMQDQSAGGSTLATQLEKYRHSPDGLTLSATEKLRQMLSASVRAYQGGPQTLAARENIVRDYLNSVPLSAAPGHGEVHGLADGLRIWFGADFARVNLLLDPARSPEASLAERGLALRQVLALMIAQRRPSYYLAQGRHDLGALTDSHIRLLAGGGLIDSALRDAALQQPLTYRDWVLEPNLRPVDGNKGISVVRSRLSAMLNMPFYDLDRLDLTATSTLNNPLQQAVSHYLQQLADPVFAGEIGLFGERLLSPEKTADVRYSFTLLERTNNGSLVRVQTDNTDQPFDINEGSKLELGSTAKLRVLATYLEIIAELHQRHAGQSASELRAVNAEDNLTRWAISYLQSTTNTSLPAMLDAALERKYSASPGERFFTGGGIHTFSNFRREDNQRIASLREALRESLNLPFIRLMRDLVRYTTYQGANNSAELLKDDKDPRRQAYLHDFADREGKTFLLRFWRKYQGQPEQLRLETFLSGLRHTSVRLAAVHRYLTPQADEATFAAFLSSNLPQEKLSEKRISELYKRYGPGAYSLPDQGYIARVHPLELWLLGYLIEQPQASFNDAVAASREQRQEVYGWLFRSRHKSARDSRIRIMLEVEAFLDIHRRWQNLGYPFAHLVPSLATAIGSSGDRPAALAELVGIIQNDGIRQSTARIDSLHFAADTPFDTLVTRDHTNGKRVMASEVAAALRSALADVVEAGTARRLLGSFTQTDGLPLKVGGKTGTGDNRIETVASGGRVLSSRAINRTATFVFYLGPRHYGTLTAFVPGRAAENFRFTSALPVQVLKGMAPILLPYLEPSTYSQCLPRIPAAKASSL, from the coding sequence ATGGGCGCACCACAGCAACTAAAAACCACCACCCGGCCAGCCGACGAGCAGCCCAGCCCACGCAGACACAGACGTACGCTGAAAATTATCTTCTGGCTGCTGCTTGTGGCGTTGTGCATCGCCGCCGGCCTGCTGCTTGTCGAGGAAGTACGCACCTCGCGGTTTCAGGCCCAGGAGATCAGTCGCTACGCGCAAACCCTCAGCTATCAGGTCAAGCCGGGGCCTAGCCCGGCAATCATCTACCCCAAGGAAGGCCCCTTCGATAAGCGCCAGGGCTACACCTACCTGCCGCTGATGCTGGAGCGTCTTGGCCAACGCAACTTTGTCGTGCAACAGCAGGCGCAGTTCTCCCCGGCACTGCTCGACTATGCCCAGCGCGGGCTGTTTGTGCCCTACCCGGAGAAAATTCAAAGTGGCCTGCTGATCAATGACTGCAGCGGCACACCGTTCTACCAATTCCGCTATCCGCAGCAGCGCTACCCAAGCTTCAGCGCCATCCCCGCGCTAGTTACCAATAGCCTGCTGTTTATCGAAAACCGCAAACTGCTCGACCCCGAACAGCCCCTGGCCAACCCGGCAGTGGATTGGCCGCGCTTTGTTATGGCTGCGGTGTCCCAGGTCGGCAAGCTGCTGGACATGCAGGATCAATCGGCGGGCGGCAGTACCCTGGCCACCCAGCTGGAGAAATATCGCCACTCCCCGGACGGCCTGACACTCTCGGCGACGGAAAAACTGCGGCAGATGCTTTCCGCCAGCGTGCGCGCTTACCAGGGCGGCCCACAAACGCTAGCGGCGCGGGAAAATATCGTCCGCGATTACCTCAACAGCGTGCCGCTCTCGGCTGCCCCAGGTCACGGCGAGGTGCACGGCCTGGCTGACGGTCTGCGTATCTGGTTCGGCGCTGACTTTGCCCGCGTCAACCTGCTGCTCGACCCTGCACGTTCACCTGAGGCCAGCCTGGCCGAGCGTGGCCTGGCCTTGCGTCAGGTCCTGGCCTTGATGATTGCGCAGCGGCGCCCGTCTTATTACCTGGCGCAGGGCCGCCATGACCTGGGTGCCCTAACCGACAGCCATATTCGCCTGCTGGCAGGCGGCGGCTTGATCGACTCGGCGCTGCGCGATGCCGCCCTGCAGCAGCCACTCACGTACCGCGACTGGGTGCTGGAACCCAACCTAAGACCGGTGGACGGCAACAAGGGCATCAGCGTCGTACGTTCACGTCTTTCGGCCATGCTTAACATGCCGTTTTATGACCTGGACCGCCTTGACCTGACGGCCACCAGCACCCTCAACAACCCGCTCCAACAAGCCGTCAGCCACTACCTGCAGCAATTGGCTGACCCGGTGTTTGCCGGGGAAATCGGCCTGTTCGGCGAGCGCCTACTCTCGCCGGAAAAAACCGCCGATGTGCGTTACAGCTTTACCCTACTTGAACGCACCAACAACGGTAGCCTGGTGCGAGTCCAGACCGACAATACCGATCAACCATTCGACATCAACGAAGGCAGCAAGCTCGAGTTGGGCTCTACCGCCAAACTCAGGGTGCTGGCCACCTACCTGGAAATCATCGCCGAACTGCACCAGCGCCATGCGGGACAAAGCGCCAGTGAGCTGCGTGCAGTCAACGCCGAGGACAACCTGACCCGCTGGGCCATCAGCTACCTGCAAAGCACCACCAACACCAGCCTGCCAGCCATGCTCGATGCGGCGTTAGAACGTAAATACTCGGCCAGCCCAGGCGAGCGCTTCTTCACCGGCGGCGGTATTCACACCTTTAGCAACTTCCGCCGCGAGGATAACCAGCGCATCGCCAGCCTGCGCGAAGCCCTGCGCGAGTCGCTCAACCTGCCGTTTATCCGCCTGATGCGTGATCTGGTGCGCTACACCACCTACCAGGGGGCGAATAACAGCGCCGAACTGCTCAAAGACGACAAGGATCCACGCCGCCAAGCCTATCTGCATGACTTCGCCGACCGTGAGGGCAAAACCTTTCTGCTGCGCTTCTGGCGTAAGTATCAGGGGCAGCCCGAGCAACTGCGCCTGGAGACCTTCCTCAGCGGCCTGCGGCACACCTCGGTAAGGCTCGCGGCCGTGCATCGCTACCTCACGCCGCAAGCCGACGAGGCCACCTTCGCCGCTTTCCTAAGCAGCAACCTGCCCCAGGAAAAGCTCAGTGAGAAGCGCATCAGCGAGCTGTACAAGCGTTACGGCCCGGGGGCTTATAGCCTGCCAGACCAGGGCTATATCGCCCGCGTTCACCCGCTTGAATTATGGCTACTGGGCTACCTGATCGAGCAACCGCAGGCCAGCTTCAACGATGCCGTGGCGGCCAGTCGCGAGCAGCGCCAGGAGGTCTATGGCTGGCTGTTCCGCAGCCGGCACAAAAGCGCCCGCGACAGCCGCATCCGCATCATGCTGGAGGTCGAAGCCTTCCTCGACATTCATCGGCGCTGGCAAAACCTCGGCTACCCCTTTGCCCACTTGGTGCCATCACTGGCTACCGCCATCGGCAGCTCCGGCGACCGTCCAGCGGCGCTGGCCGAACTGGTCGGAATTATCCAGAACGACGGTATTCGCCAGTCCACCGCGCGCATCGACAGCCTGCATTTCGCCGCCGACACGCCTTTCGACACGTTAGTGACGCGCGACCACACCAACGGCAAGCGGGTCATGGCCTCGGAAGTCGCCGCGGCATTGCGCAGCGCGCTCGCCGATGTGGTCGAAGCCGGCACTGCACGCCGCCTGCTCGGCAGCTTTACCCAGACCGATGGCCTGCCCCTCAAGGTCGGTGGCAAAACGGGAACCGGCGATAACCGTATCGAAACCGTCGCTTCAGGCGGGCGCGTACTCAGCTCGCGGGCGATCAACCGTACGGCTACCTTTGTGTTCTATCTGGGCCCACGCCACTACGGCACCCTCACCGCTTTTGTCCCTGGCCGCGCGGCGGAAAACTTTCGTTTCACCTCCGCTCTGCCGGTGCAGGTTCTCAAAGGCATGGCGCCGATACTGCTGCCTTACCTTGAGCCGAGCACCTACAGTCAATGCCTGCCGCGCATACCCGCAGCCAAGGCCAGCAGCCTGTAA
- a CDS encoding glutathione S-transferase family protein, producing MRTLYQFPISHYCEKTRWHLDHKGLDFQVDNLFPGLHRLKSKRLAGIVTLPILRDGDSVIGDSTQIALYLEQHYPDRPLLPADAAQRAEVLELEEQFDRLGVHVRRWLYGQIKQWDSVMHAMLKVYRPMLGLRDLMKPVLINGVQKLYGVTPQRVDKSQTALLEGLALIESRIHGDPSRYLVGDQLTLADISAAALFAPLFTPPGTPWEGVAGYDGKTQTFLDELHAHPGGQWVLRRYAEDRQRRS from the coding sequence ATGCGCACGCTTTATCAGTTTCCGATCTCCCATTACTGCGAAAAGACCCGCTGGCACCTCGACCACAAGGGCCTCGACTTTCAGGTCGACAACCTCTTCCCAGGCCTGCATCGGCTGAAGAGTAAGCGCCTGGCCGGCATCGTCACCCTGCCAATCCTGCGAGATGGCGACAGCGTGATCGGCGACTCCACGCAGATCGCCCTGTACCTGGAACAGCATTACCCTGATAGACCACTGCTGCCGGCCGATGCCGCGCAGCGCGCCGAAGTGCTGGAACTGGAAGAGCAGTTCGACCGCCTCGGCGTGCACGTGCGCCGCTGGCTGTATGGCCAGATTAAGCAGTGGGATTCGGTGATGCACGCCATGCTCAAGGTCTACCGCCCCATGCTGGGCCTGCGCGACCTGATGAAGCCGGTGCTGATCAATGGTGTACAGAAACTCTATGGCGTGACCCCACAGCGGGTGGACAAATCCCAGACCGCATTGCTTGAGGGCTTGGCGCTGATCGAATCGCGCATCCACGGTGATCCATCGCGCTACCTGGTCGGTGATCAATTGACCCTGGCCGATATTAGCGCCGCCGCACTCTTCGCCCCGCTATTCACCCCGCCGGGTACCCCCTGGGAAGGGGTCGCCGGCTATGACGGCAAAACCCAAACCTTTCTCGATGAACTGCACGCCCACCCGGGCGGCCAGTGGGTACTGCGCCGCTATGCCGAAGACCGTCAGCGCCGCAGCTAA
- a CDS encoding efflux RND transporter permease subunit → MHNLIAAALDRSRTSLLLLMFLMFGGLAAYVAIPKEANPDVSIPIIYVLVTLEGISPEDAERLLVRPLEQELRSLEGIKEMRSTANEGLASVTLEFDAGFNAKQALADVREKVDTARSKLPEEAEEPTVNEVNVALFPVLSIGLSGPIAETELVYIARRLKENVEGIAEVLSVEIGGDREDLLEIVVDPQVLDSYGIDYNELFTLISRNNRLVAAGSLDTGAGRMSLKVPGVIEDLEDVLSMPIKVVGNSVVTFGDVATIHRTFKDPTGFARINGQPAVVLEVSKRSGANIIATTEQVKALLLEAQPLLPEGLKVSYIMDQSLQVKSLLGDLLNNVMTAIVLVLILVVASMGMRSALLVGLTIPGAFLTGILLIWALGFTLNIIVLFSLILVAGMLVDGAIVVSELADRYLHQGQTPRQAWANASTRMAWPVIASTATTLAVFLPLLFWPGVVGQFMKYLPATVIVCLLASLAMALVFLPVLGAVTGGQPLAKPTQPGRGAVAYRRLLGALLKRPGLTLLGILALVALIYTAYGRFNHGVDFFPEVEPESAQIWLRARGDLSVEEKDALLQRVEKRLLGMSEVKALYARSLAQPGGQLGADVIGTLQFQFTEWHERRPASSILEDMRARTADIPGIVLEFRKQEDGPSSGKPLKLQISAHDAQQADRYVDELRTTMQRIGGFKDIEDDRALPGIEWRIKVDREAAARFGADVLSVGNAVQMVTNGLKLATYRPEDATDEVDIRVRLPANWRSLDQLGRLTLNTAAGQIPLSNFVALEQAPKVGTLRRVDGNRTITLQADLAAGAQLAERQSALEQAMGTPPADVQLKVAGEGADQEQAANFLSSAFMVAIFLMFIILVTQFNSIYQSLLVLSAIVLSTAGVLMGLLVNAQSFGIVMVGMGLIALAGIVVNNNIILIDTYNQLRRQGLEPRAAALETGCLRLRPVLLTAVTTVLGLIPMVIGVSVDLLTPSLGLGAPSTQWWTQLSSAIAGGLSFATVLTLLLTPCLLVLGSRFERRPPPLETFEDDLLDLPEHLLASAPGNKAQLQQTL, encoded by the coding sequence ATGCACAACCTGATCGCTGCGGCACTTGATCGCAGCCGCACCAGCCTGCTGTTGCTGATGTTTCTGATGTTCGGTGGCCTGGCCGCCTATGTGGCGATTCCCAAGGAAGCCAACCCGGATGTCAGCATCCCGATCATCTATGTATTGGTCACGCTTGAGGGCATCAGCCCGGAAGACGCCGAGCGCCTGTTGGTGCGCCCGCTGGAGCAGGAGTTGCGCAGCCTCGAAGGGATCAAGGAAATGCGCTCCACAGCCAACGAAGGCCTAGCCTCGGTAACCCTGGAGTTCGATGCTGGCTTCAATGCCAAGCAAGCGTTGGCCGATGTACGTGAGAAGGTCGATACCGCGCGCAGCAAACTGCCGGAGGAAGCCGAAGAACCGACGGTTAACGAAGTCAACGTGGCGCTGTTCCCGGTGCTGTCGATTGGTCTGTCCGGGCCAATTGCCGAAACCGAGCTGGTGTATATCGCCCGCCGCCTGAAGGAAAACGTCGAAGGCATTGCCGAAGTGCTCTCGGTGGAAATTGGCGGTGACCGCGAAGACCTGCTGGAAATCGTCGTCGACCCACAAGTACTCGACAGCTACGGCATCGACTACAACGAGCTGTTCACCCTGATCAGCCGCAACAACCGCCTGGTCGCCGCCGGCAGCCTGGACACCGGCGCGGGGCGCATGAGTTTGAAGGTGCCCGGGGTGATTGAAGACCTCGAAGACGTGCTGAGCATGCCCATCAAGGTGGTGGGTAACAGCGTGGTGACCTTCGGCGATGTCGCCACCATCCACCGCACCTTCAAGGACCCCACCGGCTTTGCCCGGATCAACGGTCAACCGGCGGTGGTGCTGGAGGTTTCCAAGCGCAGCGGGGCCAACATCATTGCCACCACCGAGCAGGTCAAGGCGCTGCTGCTCGAAGCCCAGCCGCTGCTGCCCGAGGGCCTCAAAGTCAGCTACATCATGGATCAGTCGCTGCAGGTCAAGAGCCTGCTCGGCGACCTGCTCAACAACGTTATGACCGCCATCGTGCTGGTGTTGATTCTGGTGGTGGCGAGCATGGGCATGCGCTCGGCATTGCTGGTTGGCCTAACGATTCCCGGCGCCTTTCTCACCGGCATCCTGCTGATCTGGGCGCTCGGCTTCACCCTTAATATCATCGTATTGTTCAGCCTGATTCTGGTCGCCGGGATGCTGGTGGACGGCGCCATTGTGGTCTCCGAACTGGCCGACCGTTACCTACACCAGGGACAAACCCCACGCCAGGCCTGGGCCAACGCGTCAACACGGATGGCCTGGCCGGTAATCGCTTCCACCGCCACCACCCTGGCGGTGTTTTTGCCGTTGCTGTTCTGGCCCGGTGTGGTTGGCCAGTTTATGAAATACCTGCCGGCCACGGTGATCGTCTGCCTGCTCGCCTCGCTGGCCATGGCCTTGGTGTTCCTGCCGGTACTCGGCGCAGTCACCGGCGGCCAACCGCTGGCCAAACCGACTCAGCCGGGGCGTGGCGCAGTGGCTTATCGCCGGCTACTGGGAGCCTTGCTAAAACGCCCGGGCCTGACCTTGCTGGGCATCCTGGCGCTGGTTGCCTTGATCTACACCGCGTACGGCCGCTTCAACCATGGTGTGGATTTCTTTCCTGAAGTCGAACCGGAAAGCGCCCAGATCTGGCTGCGCGCACGCGGCGACCTGTCAGTAGAGGAAAAAGACGCCCTGCTTCAGCGCGTAGAAAAACGCCTGCTCGGCATGAGCGAAGTGAAAGCCCTGTATGCCCGCTCGCTGGCGCAGCCGGGCGGGCAACTGGGGGCAGATGTCATCGGCACCCTGCAGTTCCAGTTCACCGAATGGCATGAGCGACGCCCGGCCAGCAGCATCCTTGAGGACATGCGCGCACGTACAGCGGACATCCCCGGCATAGTCCTGGAATTTCGCAAGCAGGAGGACGGCCCCAGCAGCGGCAAGCCGCTCAAGCTGCAAATCAGCGCCCATGACGCTCAGCAAGCCGACCGCTATGTCGACGAATTACGCACGACCATGCAGCGCATTGGCGGTTTCAAAGATATTGAGGATGATCGCGCGCTGCCGGGCATCGAGTGGCGCATCAAGGTCGACCGCGAAGCTGCCGCACGCTTCGGCGCGGACGTACTGAGCGTGGGCAATGCCGTGCAGATGGTCACCAACGGCCTCAAGCTGGCCACCTATCGCCCGGAAGACGCCACCGATGAAGTAGACATCCGCGTGCGTCTGCCCGCCAACTGGCGCTCCCTCGACCAGCTTGGTCGCCTGACGCTGAACACAGCGGCCGGGCAGATCCCGCTGAGCAACTTCGTTGCGCTTGAGCAAGCGCCCAAAGTCGGCACCCTGCGCCGAGTCGACGGCAACCGCACCATCACCCTGCAAGCGGACCTGGCCGCAGGCGCACAACTGGCGGAACGCCAGAGCGCGCTGGAACAAGCCATGGGCACGCCGCCCGCAGATGTGCAGCTGAAGGTAGCTGGCGAAGGCGCGGACCAAGAGCAGGCGGCCAACTTCCTCAGCTCCGCTTTTATGGTGGCGATTTTCCTGATGTTTATCATCCTGGTGACCCAGTTCAACAGCATCTATCAATCGCTGTTGGTGCTCTCGGCCATCGTCCTGTCGACCGCTGGCGTATTGATGGGCTTGCTGGTCAATGCTCAGTCGTTCGGCATCGTTATGGTCGGCATGGGTTTGATTGCCCTGGCCGGGATTGTGGTGAACAACAACATCATCCTGATCGACACCTATAACCAGCTGCGTCGCCAAGGCCTGGAGCCGCGCGCTGCGGCGCTGGAAACCGGCTGCCTGCGCCTGCGCCCGGTGCTGCTAACCGCGGTGACCACGGTGCTGGGGCTGATCCCAATGGTGATTGGGGTCAGCGTCGATTTGCTGACCCCAAGCCTGGGCCTTGGCGCGCCGTCAACGCAGTGGTGGACGCAGCTGTCCAGCGCCATCGCCGGCGGCCTGAGCTTCGCCACGGTACTCACGCTACTGCTGACGCCCTGCTTGCTGGTGCTCGGCTCGCGCTTCGAGCGACGCCCGCCACCACTGGAAACCTTCGAAGATGACCTGCTCGACTTGCCAGAGCATTTGCTGGCCAGCGCCCCCGGCAATAAAGCCCAGCTGCAACAGACGCTTTAA